Sequence from the Thermoanaerobacterium sp. PSU-2 genome:
CGTTGAAGCAGTATTTCACATAAATGGGCTTCTTATTTACAACAGATGGAATTATTTCTTTTCAGTCATAACGTACATCTTCACATTGTTAGCTATAACTGCTCAATATAAATACTTGTTTAAAGAATAGGCAGCATCAAACCATACATATGTGTTATATATGAAAATAAGATACCAACCGTAGAGCCTATTATGACATCTGAAGGATAGTGCAGCCCCATGTAAATCCTCGAAAGACTCACTAAAATAGCCAGACTGACTAAAACAATCGTCAAATCAGGAAAGAAGAATGAAAAAGAAACTGCCAAAGAAAATATAGCCGTGGCATGACCTGACGGGAAGGAATAATCTCTAAGCAAATATTTGAATGTATTAGCTTCAGGCAAAACCATGTAAGGCCTTGGCCTCGTGCATATTCTCTTTAAAATCTGCACAACCAAGTGGCTACTTGTCAAAGTAGTAAGGGCTTGAATGGCAGAAAGCTTAACGCTGTTTTTCCCAAACAAAATCAATAACAAACAAGATAAAATCGTAAAATACGGTCCTCCTATATGAGTTATTTTAGGCATGATCTTATCAAGAGTTTTGCACTTTATCCTTTCATTTAAAAGGAAAAATACATTTCTGTCCTCCGCAATAATCAATTTCTTCACTCCCGACACAAATGAAACCTCCTTACACCTTCAAAGCATCATTCTTTATATGATTTATTACTACGCTGCACACCTTGTCTGCTGAATTGTATATGCCGATTTCCTCCATACGCTCCTTCATCTCATCTATCTTTTTCTTATCAGACAAAAGATCCAATATCTTTTTATCTAATTTTTCTATGTCTTTAATTCTCAAGGCAATCCTCTTTTTAAGCAAAAATTCGAGATTTCTCTCTTCTTGTCCCGGTATGGGATCAAAAATTATCATAGGCAATTTCTTAATTATGGCTTCGGTGACAGTAAGACCACCGCTTTTAGTTACTAAGACATCAGCAGCCTCCATAAATTCATGCACGTTGTTTACATGACCATACACAAATACATTATCGTCTGATATCTCCTCTATTTTAGCCTTTAAATTCTTATTAAATCCGCATATTACAGCAATCTGCAAATCTTTATGCCTCTGTATAACATTGACGGCTTTTTTTATGTTTCCGAGTCCAAGTCCACCGCCCATCACCATCACTAATGGCCTGTCTACCTCAAAACCTAAATTTCGTCTCATCTCGTTTTTATCTTTTTTGATGTAAAATTCTTCATCAATAGGTATACCTGTCACATTTATCTTGTCATCAGAAACACCCATTAAGTTCATCTGGTTTTTCATCTCTTGTGAACCGACAAAATACCCATCTATCTGGTGATGTATCCAATACGCATGGACATCGTAATCAGTCAATATGGCAAATATTGGAATATTGAGATCTCTCTTTATATGAGACAGAATAGAACAAGAAAACGGATGGGTGCATATTACAGCGTTAGGCTTTAAGTTTAATACGTAATCTTTTATAAATGTATAAACAGATATGCCTACCAGCTTATTTATGCGCCTTTCTATCTTGTCCCTTTCCATCTCATAGAGATAACCCCATAATTCAGGCGTCAATTTTAACGTCTTTAGATAAATCCTCGTCGTTAAGTAAGACAAGCTGGGAAACTTCTCCCCAAGTGGATTTTCAACGAAGGCTTCAATGCCATCTCTTTTTTCGAAGGCTTTTTTTAAAGCCATCGCCGTTCTTTTATGTCCAGTTCCTATATCTTCATAAAGTATTAAAATCTTTATTTTATCCATCAAAAAGACCCTCACAATCACTATATTGATTATCGCATTTAAACATTAAATTTAAATTAAATTTGTATTAAAAATGCGTTAAAATCTATCCATCAATATAGTTTATTTTTATTTGCTATCTAATATTATACCATCAAAATCAATTTATTGTATAAAATTTATAAAAACCCTCTTCCATTAAAAAGAGGGCTTTAATAAATTTTACGCTAAAGCTTTTTTCTTTATCATCTCAATTGCATTTCTAACTTGCGGGATAATAGAAACTGCAAAACAAATCAAGACCTCCACACCCACTAATATACCATTAACAAGAAGCGAGTAGACGACAGGATTCATGCCTTTTGGCGCGTAGCTGGCAAAGAAGAAGACACCTGATAGAAAGTGTGAGAAAAATCTGCCAAAACCGCCAACCAAAACACCAATGCTTAAGTTTTTCTTGAAAAATCCTGCAAGTCCTAAGGCGCCAAACGCCAATGGATAATCTAAGAGAAGCTGTATCCAATGCACAACATAAGGGTCTTGTATTAGCTGAAGCATTCCATAAGCCATTCCCACCGCTATGCCTGGACCTGCACCGTAATAGTATGCAAAGACAAACAGCGGAAGCATACTGGCTGGCGTTATAGAACCACCTTGAGGCCAATGATAAAACCTTATATACGATAAGACAAATGATATAGCTATTGCCAATCCACCGTACACAAGCATCTTTGCGTTAAATTTCACACTGTTTCTTAAAATGTAAAACAAAAACGCAGCGAATAGAATCGCAATTATGATGGAAAGTGTGGCAGGCTTTATTTTTGTAAAGTCGGAAAAAATGCTTACAATGTAGGACATAAAAATAACCTCCTTTTGAGGCTATGTACCGCTTAAAACAAAAAAACCGCACACCGATGCGGTCTTTTGCCGCATTCCCTTCGTAGGTATTAACCCAATCAGGTTCTAGGGGTTTGGCATCTGCCATCTCAGCTAAAAGCACCCCCAGCGGACATAGTCTATTGATTAATTTATTATCTAATTATAATAAAATTACTTTTTAAATGCAATACCTTCATGTTGCAGCAGTAATGATTTGACATTAAGTCCTCCTGCAAAGCCTTTTAGTGTCATATCGGAGCCGATGACCCTATGACACGGTATGATAATCGGAATAGGATTTTTATTGAGGGCATTTCCTACAGCCCTTGACGCATTTGGCTTTCCTACTCTCCTTGCGATTTCACCGTATGTAGCATAAAAGCCATAGGGGATCTTCATAAGCTCTCGCCAAACAGATTTTTGAAAGTCTGTCCCTTCTAAATCTAACTTTACGCTAAATTCTTTCAAGCGACCCTTAAAGTACAATCTAAGCTGTTCTTTGCAATCTGCAATAAACGAGTTTGTACCCCTTAAACATTGCAGATGTTCTTCATTAGGAAAATCTATCCTCGCTATACCATTTTCGCTTGAATATATTCTTAGCGTTCCAATGGGTGTATCTAAGTCGTCCCACACCATATTACCACATCCTGATATTTTGTTATTTGACGACAATTTCTTCTTCGACTTCATCTTCAACTTCAAAATCTCCATTAGATTCGTAAGAAGACTCGCTTGATTCTAACTTGCCTGAAGCTGCTATTTTTGCTAAGCTTTTCTCTATTGAATCAATCTTTTTCATCTTTTTTAATGTATAAACTATGTAAAATACCAAAAAAATGACTGATACAATCGGTGTAGCTAAAGCCACAAAATACTGCAAAAATAGCATAAATCCACTTTGAACCATCCTTGACACTCCCTTCTAAATAAGATATTCACTATTTATTATTTCACAAGTAAACTATCAAAGCAAGTATTATAAAAAATATTATACGTTGCTTTTTTGTTCAACAAATTTTAAAATGAAATCAAGAAGGGGTGTAATAAGATGAATTGGCTAGGTATTGTATTAGTAATTGCCGGTGTCGTTTATTTGATGTATTCCATATTAAATAAAGATAAAGTCACTTATTATACGAGAAAGGCAAAAATAAGGCTTTTAAAATCAGATGAATTCTTAAAGTTGCAGCTTAAGTTTTCCATATTAAATTCCATATACCTTATAATCTTTGGGATACTTATAATGGTACTTAATTTAAATAGTATATTTATCGTGGCATCAGGTGTTATATTTTACTTCATAAACTTCTTACTATTTTTAGAAGCCAAGAAAAAGGGATATGTTGACTACCAAAAGTAAAGCCATATTGGTGAAACTTAAGTTTCATCAATATGGCTTATTTTTAAACAGCCTCTTTAAAGTATCTTCTTACATCCTTTAAATATTCAATTATCGTCAAGTGCTGAGGGCATTTCGTCTCGCACTCTCCACATTCTATGCAAGAGCTTGCTTTTCCTTCATTTAAGTTATTATAATTTCTAAGTGCTTCATCGTAGTTGTTGTACATGTGGGCTTCATTGTATATGGCAAAGTTCTTAGGTATGTTTACGCCATTGGGACATGGCATGCAGTAGTTACAAGCAGTGCATCCTACAGGCGAAAGCCTTTCATAAGTTTCTCTGACTTTATCTACAAGTTTTACCTCGTCCTCGGTTAAGCCATTTGCTTTTGATCTTGAGGCACTTTCTATATTTTGTTTCACTTGTTCCATCGTGCTCATTCCACTTAATACAAGCGAAACCTCTGGATGATTCCACACCCATTGCAGAGCCCATTCTGCAGGTGTCCTTTTTACACTTGCACTGTTCCAAAGCTCTTTGATAGCCTCTGGCGGATCTCCAGCAAGCTTACCTCCTCTTATTGGTTCCATTACAATAACGGCTAATCCTTTTGACGCAGCATACTTAAGCCCTTTTAAGCCCGCTTGATTGTTTATATCCATGTAGTTGTACTGTATCTGACAAAAATCCCATTTATCGTAATCATCGATTATGCCTTTAAAAACGTTGTATTCGTCATGGAAAGAAAAACCTATGAATTTGACTTTGCCTTCTTTCTTGACCTTTTCCATCCAGCTAAACACATCAAGTCTTTTGTACTTCTCCCATCTCTCTTTATCCAATGCGTGTAGAAGGTAAAAATCTATGTAGTCAACGTCCAGTTTTTTTAGTTGTTCATTCAGGTATTTATCCATATCTTCTTTTTCATTAACAAGCCATGACGGAAGTTTTGTAGCTAAATACGTCTTTTCTCTGTATCCGTCTTTCAAAGCTTTGCCTACCACAATCTCACTTTGCCCATTGTGGTACGGATATGCAGTATCAACGTAGTTAACGCCATTATCTATAGCATATCTTATCATCTTTATAGCTTCTTCTTCATCGATCTTGCTGTTGTCTCCGCCTATTGTAGGCAATCTCATTGCGCCAAAACCCAATGCTGAAACCTTAACACCTGTATTGCCAAATTCTCTATACTGCATACAACCCCTCCGTATCTTAAAATTTAAATTTCTTATTTGATTATAGCACCATTGCTTTAAATAACAAAATTCCCGTAATCCCATCTATTGCTTTAGCTTTTCAACAATGTTAATCTTAAATTAAGCTAATAGATAGGAGGTAATATTACATGGAATACATCGATTTAAGAAGCGACACAGTCACGTTGCCAACTCAGGAAATGAGAGATGCCATGTACAAAGCTTTAGTAGGCGATGACGTTTATGGTGAAGATCCAACTGTAAAGAAACTTGAAGAAATGGCAGCAGACATTATGGGAAAAGAAGATGCGATGTTTGTGACAAGCGGAACACAGGGAAATCAAGTATCCGTAATGACACATACACATCACGGTAATGAAGTAATACTGGAAGAAAAATGTCATATAATTACGTATGAAGTCGGTGGTATAGGGTACTTATCAGGGGTTCAAGCTAAAACTATACGAGGAATAAATGGTATTATGGATCCAAAAGATGTTTTAAACTCCATCAGGACAGATGACATCCATTTTCCAAAGACAGGTCTTATATGCCTTGAAAATACCCACAATAGAGCAGGCGGTACCGTTATACCACTAAGCAATATGAAGGAAATTTATGAGATAGCAAAAGAACACGATATACCTGTCCATTTAGACGGAGCAAGGATTTTCAACGCTGCTACATACCTAAATGTAGACGTAAAGGATATATCAAGATACGCTGACAGCGTAATGTTTTGTCTATCAAAAGGACTTTGTGCACCCGTAGGTTCCATTGTGGCCGGCAGTAAAGATTTCATTAAAAAGGCCAGAAAGTACCGCAAAATGTTGGGTGGTGGTTTAAGACAAGCTGGGATTTTAGCTGCTGCAGGAATTGTAGCACTTGAAAAGATGACAAAGAGATTAGCAGAAGATCACGAAAACGCAAGGCTTTTAGCAGAAGGCTTAAATAACATAAAAGGCATAAAAGTTGACATGTCGACAGTTCAAACAAATATCGTCATGTCTGACATATCTGCAACAGGTCTTACAGGAGCACAATTATCCTCAAAACTTTTAGATTACGGGATTAAGGTAAACGGCAGCAATGACTACACTGTAAGATTTGTAACACACTATTACATCAAAAAAGACCATATTGACAAGGTCCTTCACGCCATAAGCACAATATTAAAAGAGCAATAAAGATTATTGCTCTTTTTTGCATTTATCTTCAATATCATCATCATCGTGAAGCTGCAGCGGCATAGTCGCAACGACGATGTGTTTGTGTTTTAACAGTTCTTTTTCTATATAAACTCTCGTCTTATTATGAAGAATGTTGTGCCACCTTTTCCTAACTACAAACTGCGGCAGTATTACTGTTATCATATCTCCTTTTTTGTAGTTGTACTCTTCCGATTCTATAAATTTAAGAAGCGGCTCGACGATTCTCCTAAATGGCGAATATTTGACAATGAGCGGTATGTCCGTATTAAGCATGGCATACCTCTTTTTTATCTTTTCACCGCTTTCTTCATCTATCGATACATTAAAAGCTATAACATGCTCTGAGATCGTCCTGGCATACCTTAAGGCCCTGATACTGGCCTTATTGACGCTCTCTATGGGCACTATTACTCTGTTGCGATAGTGATTTTCAGAGATCTTTATACATTGAAGATCTTCTGGGCTTACTCTAAGCTGTACAGCCACAGCCCTGTAATGCTTATTTATCTTAAGCATCATAAATACCAAAACAGGTATGACTATTATTACGATCCAAGCGCCTTCTCTAAATTTGGTTATTCCTACAATTACGACAACTAAAGCTGTAACAATAGCGCCTGTACCATTTATAATCGCCTTTATTACCCAATTTTTGCTTCTCGTCGTTATCCATCTCTTTGCCATGCCTGTCTGCGACAAAGTAAATGATATGAAAACGCCAATTGCATAAAGTCCTATCAAGGAAGTGACATTAGCCTTGAATGCCACAATAAGAACAGTAGCCAAAACTGAAAGCAATATTATGCCGTTTGAATAGCTTAGCCTGTCGCCTCTTTTGTTAAGCTGTCTCGGCATGTGTCCTTCTTTTGCCATTATCGCAAGTAAGAGTGGAAATCCTGAATAAGCAGTATTAGATGCCATTACCAATATGATAAATGTTGTTGCTGTAATGTAGTAGAACATGAAGCCTCTACCAAATATTTCGTTTGCTAACTGTATAATTACAGCTTTGTCTCCTGCAGTAACGTGATACATGCTTATAAGGACAGATATGCCGCCAAATGAAATCAAGACAATAGAAGATAGCAAAATCAAGACAGTAATTGCTCGTTTAACAGATGGCTCTTTAAAATTCGGCACCGCATTGCTTACAGCTTCAACGCCAGTCAAAGCAGAACATCCATTTGAAAAAGCTCTTAAAAGTAAGAATAGTGTGACTGGTTCAACGGCTTTTAAAGGTGTCGTAGGAGGCACATATCCTCCTTTTATCTTTACAATGCCTGCAATAAGCATCGCAACTATGCCAAAAACAAAAGCATACGTTGGAACACCAAAAATTCTGGATGATTCACGTATACCTCTCAAATTGCCTATCATTAAAATCAGCACAATCGCGATACATATAAGTATTGAGTAAGGCCTTAAAAATAAAAATGCAGATGTTATCTGATCAACACCTGATGACACACTAACTGCCACTGTCAAAATATAGTCGACAGATAGTGCAGCACCAGCTACTACTCCTGCTATTTTCCCTAAGTTGTCAGACGCAACTATGTAGGCGCCCCCTCCATTTGGGTAGTTTTCTATTGTCTGTATGTAAGAAAAAGTAAGTATCAATAGTAGACTGATAATAGCGGCAGAAATATAAAGCAGATTTTTATATGCCATAAAGCCTATTGCAGGCAGCAAAACTAATAAGATTTCCTCGCCGGCATAAGCCACAGAAGAAATCGCATCGCTGGACAGTATAGGAAGTCCCCATATTACGCCGTATTTCTC
This genomic interval carries:
- a CDS encoding phosphatase PAP2 family protein — its product is MSGVKKLIIAEDRNVFFLLNERIKCKTLDKIMPKITHIGGPYFTILSCLLLILFGKNSVKLSAIQALTTLTSSHLVVQILKRICTRPRPYMVLPEANTFKYLLRDYSFPSGHATAIFSLAVSFSFFFPDLTIVLVSLAILVSLSRIYMGLHYPSDVIIGSTVGILFSYITHMYGLMLPIL
- a CDS encoding glycosyltransferase, whose translation is MDKIKILILYEDIGTGHKRTAMALKKAFEKRDGIEAFVENPLGEKFPSLSYLTTRIYLKTLKLTPELWGYLYEMERDKIERRINKLVGISVYTFIKDYVLNLKPNAVICTHPFSCSILSHIKRDLNIPIFAILTDYDVHAYWIHHQIDGYFVGSQEMKNQMNLMGVSDDKINVTGIPIDEEFYIKKDKNEMRRNLGFEVDRPLVMVMGGGLGLGNIKKAVNVIQRHKDLQIAVICGFNKNLKAKIEEISDDNVFVYGHVNNVHEFMEAADVLVTKSGGLTVTEAIIKKLPMIIFDPIPGQEERNLEFLLKKRIALRIKDIEKLDKKILDLLSDKKKIDEMKERMEEIGIYNSADKVCSVVINHIKNDALKV
- the thiT gene encoding energy-coupled thiamine transporter ThiT; protein product: MSYIVSIFSDFTKIKPATLSIIIAILFAAFLFYILRNSVKFNAKMLVYGGLAIAISFVLSYIRFYHWPQGGSITPASMLPLFVFAYYYGAGPGIAVGMAYGMLQLIQDPYVVHWIQLLLDYPLAFGALGLAGFFKKNLSIGVLVGGFGRFFSHFLSGVFFFASYAPKGMNPVVYSLLVNGILVGVEVLICFAVSIIPQVRNAIEMIKKKALA
- a CDS encoding methylated-DNA--[protein]-cysteine S-methyltransferase encodes the protein MVWDDLDTPIGTLRIYSSENGIARIDFPNEEHLQCLRGTNSFIADCKEQLRLYFKGRLKEFSVKLDLEGTDFQKSVWRELMKIPYGFYATYGEIARRVGKPNASRAVGNALNKNPIPIIIPCHRVIGSDMTLKGFAGGLNVKSLLLQHEGIAFKK
- a CDS encoding aldo/keto reductase, which encodes MQYREFGNTGVKVSALGFGAMRLPTIGGDNSKIDEEEAIKMIRYAIDNGVNYVDTAYPYHNGQSEIVVGKALKDGYREKTYLATKLPSWLVNEKEDMDKYLNEQLKKLDVDYIDFYLLHALDKERWEKYKRLDVFSWMEKVKKEGKVKFIGFSFHDEYNVFKGIIDDYDKWDFCQIQYNYMDINNQAGLKGLKYAASKGLAVIVMEPIRGGKLAGDPPEAIKELWNSASVKRTPAEWALQWVWNHPEVSLVLSGMSTMEQVKQNIESASRSKANGLTEDEVKLVDKVRETYERLSPVGCTACNYCMPCPNGVNIPKNFAIYNEAHMYNNYDEALRNYNNLNEGKASSCIECGECETKCPQHLTIIEYLKDVRRYFKEAV
- the ltaE gene encoding low-specificity L-threonine aldolase — encoded protein: MEYIDLRSDTVTLPTQEMRDAMYKALVGDDVYGEDPTVKKLEEMAADIMGKEDAMFVTSGTQGNQVSVMTHTHHGNEVILEEKCHIITYEVGGIGYLSGVQAKTIRGINGIMDPKDVLNSIRTDDIHFPKTGLICLENTHNRAGGTVIPLSNMKEIYEIAKEHDIPVHLDGARIFNAATYLNVDVKDISRYADSVMFCLSKGLCAPVGSIVAGSKDFIKKARKYRKMLGGGLRQAGILAAAGIVALEKMTKRLAEDHENARLLAEGLNNIKGIKVDMSTVQTNIVMSDISATGLTGAQLSSKLLDYGIKVNGSNDYTVRFVTHYYIKKDHIDKVLHAISTILKEQ
- a CDS encoding APC family permease, with product MFNRLKRALIGRPLTNKAIKNEKYGVIWGLPILSSDAISSVAYAGEEILLVLLPAIGFMAYKNLLYISAAIISLLLILTFSYIQTIENYPNGGGAYIVASDNLGKIAGVVAGAALSVDYILTVAVSVSSGVDQITSAFLFLRPYSILICIAIVLILMIGNLRGIRESSRIFGVPTYAFVFGIVAMLIAGIVKIKGGYVPPTTPLKAVEPVTLFLLLRAFSNGCSALTGVEAVSNAVPNFKEPSVKRAITVLILLSSIVLISFGGISVLISMYHVTAGDKAVIIQLANEIFGRGFMFYYITATTFIILVMASNTAYSGFPLLLAIMAKEGHMPRQLNKRGDRLSYSNGIILLSVLATVLIVAFKANVTSLIGLYAIGVFISFTLSQTGMAKRWITTRSKNWVIKAIINGTGAIVTALVVVIVGITKFREGAWIVIIVIPVLVFMMLKINKHYRAVAVQLRVSPEDLQCIKISENHYRNRVIVPIESVNKASIRALRYARTISEHVIAFNVSIDEESGEKIKKRYAMLNTDIPLIVKYSPFRRIVEPLLKFIESEEYNYKKGDMITVILPQFVVRKRWHNILHNKTRVYIEKELLKHKHIVVATMPLQLHDDDDIEDKCKKEQ